The candidate division KSB1 bacterium genome window below encodes:
- a CDS encoding IS630 family transposase produces MARQPVRHRAGPTRPPAGPTARLRPWTAAQALGRRSLARDLDTPLGGGRQPSLSGEQMQKLYRIIAEKNPLQLSFEFALWTRSMVRKVIIDRFGVTLSESQVGRLLRQMGMSPQRPLHRAYQRDPERVEKWLNEEYPAIRALAREEGAQIFFGDEAGVRSDYHSGTTWAPMGETPVVETTGARFGVNLVSAISSKGQLRFMLVDGKMTAEKFIKFLKRLIDKQDKPVFLIVDGHPTHKAKAVSKYIEATNGRLRLYHLPPYSPDLNPDELVWNHLKNHKI; encoded by the coding sequence ATGGCTCGACAACCCGTTCGACACCGGGCCGGGCCTACCCGACCACCCGCTGGCCCGACTGCCCGGCTTCGACCTTGGACAGCTGCCCAAGCTCTCGGCCGCCGAAGCCTGGCCCGAGACCTGGATACCCCGCTCGGCGGCGGTAGGCAACCGAGTCTCTCTGGGGAGCAGATGCAGAAGCTCTATCGCATCATTGCTGAGAAGAATCCCTTGCAGCTCAGTTTCGAGTTCGCCTTGTGGACCCGTTCTATGGTCCGGAAAGTGATCATAGATCGCTTCGGGGTGACCCTGAGCGAGTCCCAAGTGGGGCGATTGCTGCGGCAGATGGGCATGAGCCCCCAACGTCCTCTCCATAGGGCCTACCAACGAGACCCCGAGCGCGTCGAGAAGTGGTTGAACGAGGAATACCCTGCCATCCGAGCTCTTGCCAGAGAAGAAGGCGCTCAGATCTTCTTTGGAGACGAGGCGGGCGTTCGGTCTGATTATCACAGCGGCACCACGTGGGCCCCAATGGGTGAGACGCCTGTCGTAGAGACAACAGGAGCGAGATTCGGCGTGAATCTCGTTTCTGCTATCAGCTCCAAGGGGCAGCTGAGATTCATGCTGGTTGACGGGAAGATGACGGCCGAGAAGTTCATCAAGTTCCTCAAGCGCCTGATAGACAAACAAGATAAGCCTGTCTTCCTTATCGTTGATGGCCACCCTACCCACAAGGCAAAGGCTGTCAGTAAATACATAGAGGCAACAAATGGGCGGCTGCGGCTATATCATCTACCACCGTATTCGCCGGACTTGAACCCAGACGAACTCGTCTGGAACCACCTAAAGAATCACAAGATTG